Within Actinoplanes sp. L3-i22, the genomic segment GACGGCAGAGTGATCCGTGGATGCCGACCGGGCATCCACACAGCGGAGGAGCTGACGATGGTGGACTTCCAGGTCGAGATCATGGTCCTGCCGGTTGCGGACGTGGACCGGGCCAAGGCCTTCTACGCGGGCCTCGGGTGGCGCGAGGACGTGGACTACGCGGGCCCCGACGACTTCCGGGTGGTGCACTTCACCCCGCCCGGATCGGCCGCGTCGATCATCATCGGCAGCGGGGTCACCGACGCCGTCCCGGGCTCCGAGCGCGGCGTGCACCTGGTGGTCGGCGACATCGAGGCGGCCCGCGCCGACCTGGTCGCCCGGGGCGCCGAGCCGAGCGAGATCTTCCACGACGCGGGTGGCGTGTTCCACCACGCCGGCACGGCCGCCCGGGTCGCCGGCCCGCACCCGGACCGCCAGTCGTACGGCTCGTTCCTGACCTTCAGCGACCCGGACGGCAACGTCTTCACGCTGCAGGAGGTCACCCGGCGCCGCCCGGGCCGGATCGATCACGTCGTCTACGGCTCGGCCGCCGAGCTGGAGGCGGCCCTGCGGGACGCGGCGATCGCGCA encodes:
- a CDS encoding VOC family protein, coding for MVDFQVEIMVLPVADVDRAKAFYAGLGWREDVDYAGPDDFRVVHFTPPGSAASIIIGSGVTDAVPGSERGVHLVVGDIEAARADLVARGAEPSEIFHDAGGVFHHAGTAARVAGPHPDRQSYGSFLTFSDPDGNVFTLQEVTRRRPGRIDHVVYGSAAELEAALRDAAIAHGKHEAEVLDGKYDENWPAWYAQFMARAAGLES